In a single window of the Thermus amyloliquefaciens genome:
- a CDS encoding pseudouridine synthase encodes MKGERLDRLLARLGLGSRKEVARLVRAGRVRVAGEVVRDPGFHVPEGVPLELDGKPLAVRRHHHVLLHKPAGYVTSRSEGPSVYALLQGFPTRDLSPVGRLDKDTEGLLLFTTHGELLHRLTHPRHKVEKRYLVHLERPATAEDQEAFRQGLFLDGARLLPAELSWDQDPTRVELVLREGRFHQVKRMFQARGNRVLYLKRLSLGPLELGDLPQGEARYLTPEEEAALYRAVGLFTEHSQGTW; translated from the coding sequence ATGAAGGGAGAACGCTTGGACCGGCTTCTGGCCCGCTTGGGCCTGGGTAGCCGCAAGGAGGTGGCCCGCCTGGTGCGGGCCGGGCGGGTGCGGGTGGCGGGGGAGGTGGTTCGGGACCCGGGCTTCCACGTCCCGGAAGGGGTTCCCTTGGAACTGGACGGAAAGCCCCTGGCGGTGCGCCGCCACCACCACGTCCTCCTGCACAAGCCCGCAGGGTACGTGACGAGCCGGTCCGAGGGGCCCAGCGTCTACGCCCTCCTTCAGGGCTTCCCCACCCGGGACCTCTCCCCGGTGGGCCGCCTGGACAAGGACACCGAGGGGCTCCTCCTCTTCACCACCCATGGGGAACTCCTCCACCGCCTCACCCACCCCCGGCACAAGGTGGAAAAGCGCTACCTGGTCCACCTGGAGCGCCCGGCCACCGCGGAGGACCAGGAGGCCTTTCGGCAAGGCCTCTTCTTGGATGGCGCCAGGCTTCTCCCCGCGGAGCTCTCCTGGGACCAGGACCCCACCCGGGTGGAGCTCGTCCTCCGGGAGGGGCGCTTCCACCAGGTGAAGCGCATGTTCCAGGCCCGGGGGAACCGGGTGCTCTACCTGAAGCGCCTCTCCTTGGGACCCTTGGAGCTGGGGGACCTGCCCCAGGGGGAGGCCCGCTACCTCACCCCGGAGGAGGAGGCGGCGCTGTACCGGGCGGTGGGCCTTTTCACAGAGCATTCACAGGGTACGTGGTAG
- a CDS encoding alanyl-tRNA editing protein, with protein sequence MRLYQLDSYATRFQARVVRAWSDEKGHHAVLSQTLFYPESGGQPADTGVLRGEFGQVRVLHVFEEAKAFGDVVHRLSAPIPEGAEVEGEIDWNRRFRHMQRHTAQHLLSQALLRAGGYHTVAVSLDSPVSTVDLEEEAQDTQVQEAEALANFAVYADYPIEAFWVSEAELAQYPLRRPPKVQGQVRLVRIGDFDLAACGGTHLKTSAQAGPIKVLKWERYKGGSRVYFMAGWEALEDYHAKHALLSRLALSFSAHPLELEKPVRKLQEELYALKGENQELKEALVEALLPRALAEGVLLVPYPLLGHLAKRLLSWSEKTFLLLSPEGRFATLGPGREAVWQRLKALGAKGGGKEVVQGSLPRERVAEALDPSLVS encoded by the coding sequence ATGAGGCTTTACCAGCTGGACAGCTACGCCACCCGCTTCCAGGCCCGGGTGGTGCGGGCCTGGAGCGACGAGAAGGGCCACCATGCCGTGCTTTCCCAGACCCTTTTCTACCCGGAGTCTGGGGGGCAGCCCGCGGACACAGGGGTGCTGAGGGGGGAGTTTGGCCAGGTGCGGGTTCTCCACGTGTTTGAGGAGGCCAAGGCCTTCGGGGATGTGGTGCACCGCCTTTCCGCCCCCATCCCCGAGGGGGCGGAGGTGGAGGGGGAGATTGACTGGAATAGGCGCTTCCGCCACATGCAGCGCCACACCGCCCAGCACCTCCTTTCCCAGGCCCTCCTGAGGGCCGGGGGGTACCACACGGTGGCCGTGAGCCTGGATAGCCCGGTCTCCACGGTGGACCTCGAGGAGGAGGCCCAAGACACCCAGGTCCAGGAGGCCGAGGCCCTGGCCAACTTCGCCGTGTACGCCGACTACCCCATTGAGGCCTTCTGGGTCTCGGAGGCGGAGCTTGCCCAGTACCCCTTGAGGCGGCCCCCCAAGGTCCAGGGCCAGGTTCGGCTGGTGCGGATCGGGGACTTTGACCTGGCGGCCTGCGGGGGCACCCACCTTAAGACCAGCGCCCAGGCCGGGCCCATCAAGGTGCTGAAGTGGGAGCGGTACAAGGGGGGAAGCCGGGTGTACTTCATGGCGGGGTGGGAGGCCTTGGAGGACTACCACGCCAAGCACGCCCTGCTTTCCCGCCTGGCCCTTTCCTTCTCCGCCCATCCCCTGGAGCTGGAAAAGCCCGTGCGCAAGCTACAGGAGGAGCTTTACGCCCTGAAGGGGGAGAACCAGGAGCTTAAGGAGGCCTTGGTGGAGGCCCTCTTGCCCAGGGCCCTGGCGGAGGGGGTGCTCCTGGTGCCCTACCCCCTTTTGGGGCACCTGGCCAAAAGGCTTCTTTCCTGGAGCGAGAAGACCTTCTTGCTCCTTTCCCCCGAGGGCCGCTTCGCCACCTTAGGCCCTGGCCGGGAGGCGGTTTGGCAAAGGCTCAAGGCCCTGGGGGCCAAGGGCGGGGGGAAGGAGGTGGTGCAGGGTAGCCTGCCCAGGGAACGGGTGGCCGAGGCCTTGGACCCGAGCCTCGTAAGCTAA
- a CDS encoding DUF4388 domain-containing protein, with product MALFGTLEGLPLEELLQLLAQKEGALEIWNLKDIPPTTLYLKPGHIRSIDQHGKPLEALAAKATLQALLQARQGSFEFIPGAKPKHPHRLNWPVEKALLSTITLQDELERYRPYLPPPKALFKVADLAKIPPEEGFLANSLPYLKKGASAEDLSKALGLPLDLVRFHLFRLERKGLVKRTGQMDSGRSSFLGQLLRGVRP from the coding sequence ATGGCCCTGTTTGGGACCCTCGAGGGCTTGCCCCTAGAGGAGCTCCTCCAGCTCCTTGCCCAGAAGGAAGGGGCCCTGGAAATTTGGAACCTGAAGGATATTCCCCCCACCACCCTCTACCTCAAGCCCGGCCATATTCGTTCCATTGACCAGCACGGCAAACCCCTGGAGGCCCTGGCCGCCAAGGCCACCCTGCAGGCCTTGCTCCAAGCCCGCCAAGGGAGCTTTGAGTTTATCCCCGGGGCAAAACCCAAGCACCCGCACCGCCTGAACTGGCCCGTGGAGAAGGCCCTCCTAAGCACCATCACCCTCCAGGACGAGTTGGAGCGCTACCGCCCGTACCTCCCCCCTCCCAAGGCCCTCTTCAAGGTTGCCGATCTGGCCAAGATACCCCCAGAGGAAGGTTTTCTGGCAAATTCGCTTCCCTACCTGAAAAAAGGGGCGTCAGCAGAAGACCTCTCCAAGGCCCTCGGCCTGCCCCTGGACCTGGTGCGGTTTCACCTCTTCCGCCTGGAACGAAAAGGGCTGGTAAAACGCACGGGGCAAATGGATAGCGGCCGCTCCAGCTTTCTGGGCCAGCTACTCCGGGGGGTGAGGCCATGA
- a CDS encoding SDR family NAD(P)-dependent oxidoreductase yields MGLFEGKGVLVTGAARGIGRAIARAFAREGAMVALCDLLPEGWGVAEEIGGFFVQADLAQERDRVRFVEEAAHALGRVDVLVNNAATSTPGSALTVKLSEWRRVLEVNLTAPMHLSALAAREMAKVGGGAIVNVASVQGLFAEQENAAYNASKGGLVNLTRSLALDLAPLGIRVNAVAPGAIATEAVLEAIALSEDPERTRRDWEDLHALRRLGQPEEVAEAVLFLASEKASFVTGAILPVDGGMTASFMMAGRPV; encoded by the coding sequence ATGGGGCTTTTTGAGGGGAAGGGGGTCTTGGTGACGGGGGCGGCCCGGGGCATCGGCCGGGCCATCGCCCGGGCCTTCGCCCGGGAAGGGGCCATGGTGGCCCTTTGCGATCTCCTCCCTGAGGGGTGGGGGGTGGCGGAGGAGATCGGGGGCTTTTTCGTGCAGGCGGACCTGGCCCAGGAACGGGACCGGGTGCGCTTCGTGGAGGAGGCGGCCCACGCCTTGGGGCGGGTGGACGTGTTGGTGAACAACGCCGCCACCAGCACCCCGGGCTCGGCCCTTACCGTGAAGCTTTCCGAGTGGCGGAGGGTCCTGGAGGTCAACCTGACCGCCCCCATGCACCTCTCCGCCTTGGCGGCCAGGGAGATGGCCAAGGTGGGCGGAGGGGCCATCGTGAACGTGGCCAGCGTCCAGGGGCTTTTCGCCGAGCAGGAGAACGCCGCATACAACGCCTCCAAGGGGGGTCTGGTCAACCTCACCCGCTCCCTGGCCCTGGACCTGGCCCCCCTGGGCATCCGGGTGAACGCCGTGGCCCCGGGGGCCATCGCCACGGAGGCGGTGCTGGAGGCCATCGCCCTTTCCGAGGACCCGGAGAGGACCCGCCGGGACTGGGAGGACCTCCACGCCCTGAGGCGGCTGGGCCAGCCGGAGGAGGTGGCGGAGGCGGTGCTTTTCCTGGCCTCGGAGAAGGCCAGCTTCGTCACCGGGGCCATCCTGCCCGTGGATGGGGGGATGACCGCCAGCTTCATGATGGCGGGCAGGCCGGTGTGA
- a CDS encoding menaquinone biosynthesis decarboxylase has product MFRNLRAYLEALERRGELKRVRVPVSSELEITEIADRMVKGGGPALLFERVVGKDFPVAIGLFGTRERTAFALGVKDLDELARKVETLLELKPGKGGLSALLGLLPKLPLLRGFFPRGVARAPVQEVVLRGEEVDLSRLPILKCWPLDGGPFLTLPLVITKDPETGELNLGMYRMQVLDRRSTAMHWQLHKVGRRHLEKARKLGKRLEVAVALGGDPVLTYAATAPLPPLPGVSEFHLAGFLRGAPMELAKGVSVDLPVPAEAEFVLEGYIDPQESLVAEGPFGDHTGFYTPVDLYPRFHVTAITHRKGAIYPATIVGVPPMEDAYLIEASERLFLPPLRLILPEVADYHMPPEGVAHNWVNVALRKEYPGQAYKVAYGMLGLGQMMFAKVIVAVDENVPLKPGFSALLKALEHALPGRDTLLLRGPMDVLDHSARAFAFGGKLLIDGTRKLPEEGGEVPFTPKAHADLPGDPEALAQRQWPGVWGVALRKERPGQAWALAERLLRAPASAGIRLLLLADHDTALTPEELLWAVLNNIDPERDARVMEGVEGPVLVLDGTRKLPEEGFNRPWPERIRMDARIQALVDSRWEEYGF; this is encoded by the coding sequence GTGTTTAGGAACCTCCGCGCCTACCTGGAGGCCCTGGAGAGGCGGGGCGAGCTCAAACGGGTACGGGTCCCCGTTTCCAGCGAGCTGGAGATCACCGAGATCGCCGACCGCATGGTGAAGGGGGGCGGCCCCGCCCTCCTTTTTGAGAGGGTGGTGGGTAAGGACTTCCCCGTGGCCATCGGCCTCTTCGGCACCCGGGAGCGCACCGCCTTCGCCCTGGGGGTAAAGGATCTGGACGAGTTGGCCCGCAAGGTGGAAACCCTCCTGGAGCTCAAGCCGGGCAAAGGGGGGCTTTCCGCCCTTTTGGGGCTTCTTCCCAAGCTTCCCCTCCTCCGGGGGTTTTTCCCCAGGGGGGTGGCCAGGGCCCCGGTGCAGGAGGTGGTGCTAAGGGGGGAGGAGGTGGACCTCTCCCGCCTCCCCATCCTCAAGTGCTGGCCCCTGGACGGCGGGCCCTTCCTCACCCTGCCCCTGGTCATCACCAAGGACCCGGAAACCGGGGAGCTCAACCTAGGCATGTACCGCATGCAGGTCCTGGACAGGCGGAGCACGGCCATGCACTGGCAGCTCCACAAGGTGGGCCGCCGCCACCTGGAGAAGGCCAGGAAGCTGGGCAAGCGGCTGGAGGTGGCCGTGGCCTTGGGGGGCGACCCGGTCCTCACCTACGCCGCCACCGCTCCCCTACCCCCCTTGCCGGGGGTGAGCGAGTTCCACCTGGCGGGGTTCCTGCGGGGGGCCCCCATGGAACTGGCCAAGGGGGTCAGCGTAGACCTCCCCGTGCCCGCCGAGGCCGAGTTCGTGTTGGAAGGTTACATTGACCCCCAGGAATCCCTGGTGGCGGAGGGCCCTTTTGGGGACCACACGGGCTTTTACACCCCTGTAGACCTCTACCCCCGCTTCCACGTCACCGCCATCACCCACCGCAAGGGGGCCATCTACCCCGCCACCATCGTGGGGGTGCCCCCCATGGAGGACGCCTACCTCATTGAGGCCTCGGAGCGCCTTTTCCTGCCGCCCTTGCGCCTTATCCTCCCCGAGGTGGCCGACTACCACATGCCCCCTGAGGGGGTGGCCCACAACTGGGTGAACGTGGCCCTCCGGAAGGAGTACCCGGGGCAGGCCTACAAGGTGGCCTACGGGATGCTGGGCCTGGGGCAGATGATGTTCGCCAAGGTGATCGTGGCGGTGGACGAGAACGTTCCCCTGAAACCGGGCTTTTCCGCCCTCTTGAAGGCCCTGGAGCACGCCCTTCCCGGGAGGGACACCCTGCTCCTCCGGGGGCCCATGGACGTCCTGGACCATAGCGCCCGGGCCTTCGCCTTCGGGGGCAAGCTCCTAATTGACGGCACCCGCAAGCTCCCGGAGGAGGGCGGGGAGGTGCCCTTCACCCCCAAGGCCCACGCAGACCTCCCCGGGGATCCGGAGGCCTTGGCGCAGCGGCAGTGGCCGGGGGTCTGGGGGGTGGCCTTGCGCAAGGAGCGGCCCGGCCAGGCCTGGGCCTTGGCGGAGCGGCTTTTGCGGGCACCGGCCAGCGCGGGTATCCGGCTCCTGTTGCTGGCGGACCATGACACCGCCCTCACCCCCGAGGAACTCCTTTGGGCGGTGCTCAACAACATTGACCCCGAGCGGGACGCCCGGGTGATGGAGGGGGTGGAAGGCCCGGTTTTGGTGCTGGACGGTACCCGTAAGCTCCCGGAGGAGGGTTTTAATCGCCCCTGGCCGGAGCGCATCCGCATGGATGCCCGCATCCAAGCCCTGGTGGATTCCCGCTGGGAGGAGTACGGCTTTTAG
- a CDS encoding YraN family protein → MKGGWAEDRALAYLLERGYRLLGRNRRTPFGEVDLFMEKDGVYVLVEVKQRSTPAFGTPLEALTPKKVERLLKSARHLLKRDDLPVRLEAVLVHGTPKAHRLEHLVLEV, encoded by the coding sequence GTGAAGGGAGGCTGGGCCGAGGACCGGGCGCTTGCCTACCTTCTTGAGCGGGGCTACCGGCTTCTGGGCCGGAACCGCCGCACCCCCTTTGGGGAGGTGGACCTCTTCATGGAAAAGGATGGGGTCTACGTCCTGGTGGAGGTGAAGCAGAGGAGCACCCCGGCCTTCGGCACCCCCCTCGAGGCCCTCACCCCCAAAAAGGTGGAGCGCCTCCTGAAAAGTGCCCGCCACCTCCTTAAGCGGGACGACCTCCCGGTGCGCCTCGAGGCCGTCCTGGTCCACGGCACCCCCAAAGCCCACCGCCTGGAGCACCTGGTTCTGGAAGTGTAG
- a CDS encoding VanW family protein, translating to MRRWGFWVLLLGLALAQGGDGLPALRAVLVLEEDVLEEGLLRTYVGSQTFSVASEAELKALLKKLARDPRPPRFVFQGGRWRGVEKKGLAFSEAEALAAYRQARDAGKKSFLLPVRYTYPTPSLKELYVLGVREHLATGETSFRGSSRERTHNLLLASSKLDGLLIPPGRFSFNAALGPVTEEEGYKQAFVIVGDRTEQGVGGGVCQVSTTLFRAFFLAGLPILERHAHSYQVAYYRPPGLDAAVFQPYKDLRVLNDTPGHILVQRSVQGTTLRFHLFGTKDREVRWEGPFVSDTRPPLPTREIVDPSLPPGARKQVDFAAEGARVEVRRWVRYRDGRVREDKVVSVYKPWGAVFLVGPTPPPKSPPAPPAPSGGAP from the coding sequence ATGCGGCGCTGGGGATTTTGGGTATTGCTCCTCGGCCTGGCCCTGGCCCAAGGCGGGGATGGTTTGCCCGCTCTCAGGGCGGTGCTGGTCCTGGAGGAAGACGTTTTGGAAGAGGGCCTGCTCCGCACCTACGTGGGGAGCCAAACCTTTTCCGTGGCCTCCGAGGCGGAGTTAAAAGCCCTTTTAAAGAAGCTGGCCCGCGACCCCAGGCCCCCCCGCTTCGTCTTCCAAGGGGGGCGGTGGCGGGGGGTGGAGAAGAAGGGGCTCGCCTTCAGCGAGGCCGAGGCCTTGGCGGCCTACCGCCAGGCACGGGATGCGGGCAAGAAGAGCTTCCTCCTGCCCGTGCGCTACACCTACCCCACCCCCAGCTTGAAGGAGCTCTACGTGCTGGGGGTCAGGGAGCACCTGGCCACGGGGGAGACGAGCTTCCGCGGCTCCAGCCGTGAGCGGACCCATAACCTCCTCCTGGCCTCCAGCAAGCTGGACGGCCTCCTCATCCCCCCGGGGAGGTTCTCCTTCAATGCGGCCCTGGGGCCCGTGACCGAGGAGGAGGGGTACAAGCAAGCCTTTGTCATCGTGGGGGACCGCACGGAGCAGGGGGTGGGGGGCGGGGTCTGCCAGGTTTCCACCACCTTGTTCCGGGCCTTTTTCCTGGCGGGGCTTCCCATCCTGGAGCGCCACGCCCACAGCTACCAGGTGGCCTACTACCGGCCTCCGGGGCTGGATGCGGCGGTCTTCCAGCCCTACAAGGACCTCAGGGTGCTGAACGACACCCCGGGGCACATCCTGGTGCAACGCTCCGTCCAGGGCACCACCCTCCGCTTCCACCTCTTCGGCACCAAGGACCGGGAGGTACGCTGGGAAGGCCCCTTCGTCTCCGACACCCGGCCCCCCCTTCCCACGCGGGAGATCGTGGACCCAAGCCTCCCCCCAGGAGCCCGCAAACAGGTGGACTTCGCCGCCGAGGGGGCCAGGGTGGAGGTGCGCCGCTGGGTGCGCTACCGGGATGGCCGGGTACGGGAAGACAAGGTGGTGAGCGTCTACAAGCCCTGGGGAGCGGTCTTCCTGGTGGGGCCTACCCCACCTCCAAAATCACCGCCCGCTCCACCGGCACCAAGCGGTGGGGCTCCGTGA
- a CDS encoding HD-GYP domain-containing protein, which yields MKRPQSLPAKKVLLVDDEPIQRLLLMRALAPLEVEVQEARNGQEALDILRDGLPHVVLTDLHMPLMDGLELTRRVKALDPLLPVILLTADGDKEVRLRGLEAGADDFLNRPVDLTELRLRVKGHLERRQLQEKLEDLERALLALVRAVEAKDAYTAGHGERVAEYALWTAEELGAKEAEMEDLRLGALLHDVGKIGIPDHILRGDYPLTEHEWRLIREHPVKGDEILRPLRAYARLKPYVRWHHERLDGSGYPDGITDIPLLVQTVTAADIYDALTSGRTYRTPLKPEEALGVLEEEVGKGRLHREVVRAMKSALLRNRALRRA from the coding sequence ATGAAGCGCCCGCAGTCCCTCCCCGCCAAAAAGGTTTTGCTGGTAGACGATGAACCCATCCAACGCCTCCTCCTCATGCGGGCCCTGGCCCCCTTGGAGGTGGAGGTCCAAGAGGCCAGGAACGGCCAAGAAGCCCTGGACATCCTCCGGGACGGCCTGCCCCACGTGGTCCTCACGGACCTGCACATGCCCCTGATGGATGGCCTCGAGCTCACCCGCAGGGTAAAGGCCCTGGACCCCCTCCTCCCCGTCATCCTCCTCACCGCCGATGGGGACAAGGAGGTGCGCCTTAGGGGCCTAGAGGCCGGGGCCGACGACTTCCTGAACCGGCCTGTGGACCTGACGGAGCTCAGGCTTCGGGTCAAGGGCCACTTGGAGCGCCGGCAACTGCAGGAAAAGCTGGAGGACCTGGAAAGGGCCCTCCTCGCCCTGGTGCGGGCGGTGGAGGCCAAGGACGCCTACACCGCAGGCCACGGGGAGCGGGTGGCCGAGTACGCCTTGTGGACCGCGGAGGAGCTGGGGGCCAAGGAAGCCGAGATGGAGGATCTGCGCCTGGGGGCCCTTCTCCACGACGTGGGCAAGATCGGCATCCCCGACCACATCCTGCGGGGGGATTACCCCCTCACCGAGCACGAGTGGCGGCTTATCCGCGAGCACCCGGTGAAGGGGGACGAGATCCTCCGCCCCTTGCGGGCCTACGCCCGGCTCAAGCCCTACGTGCGCTGGCACCACGAGCGCTTGGACGGCTCCGGCTACCCCGATGGGATCACGGACATCCCCCTTTTGGTCCAAACGGTAACCGCCGCGGATATCTACGACGCCCTCACCAGCGGGCGCACCTACCGCACCCCCCTCAAGCCGGAGGAGGCCCTGGGGGTGCTGGAGGAGGAGGTGGGCAAGGGGCGGCTTCACCGGGAGGTGGTGCGGGCCATGAAAAGCGCCCTCCTCCGCAACCGGGCCCTGCGGAGGGCCTAA
- a CDS encoding NAD(P)/FAD-dependent oxidoreductase, translating to MWDVLVVGGGPSGLSAALFLARAGLKVLVLDGGHSKIAQVSRVPNYPGLLEEPSGEELLQRLKEHAQRYGAEIQKGVVKGVRDLGGVFEVETEKGVVEAERLLLCTHKDPTLPSLLGLTRKGLYIDTDEMGRTNYPRVYAAGVARGKVPGHAIVSAGDGAYVAVHLISDLRGEPYKDHAT from the coding sequence ATGTGGGATGTTCTCGTGGTAGGCGGCGGCCCCTCGGGTCTTTCCGCGGCCCTTTTCCTGGCCCGGGCCGGGCTGAAGGTCCTGGTGCTGGATGGAGGCCATTCCAAAATCGCCCAGGTGAGCCGGGTTCCCAACTACCCAGGCCTCTTGGAAGAGCCCTCGGGCGAGGAACTTCTCCAAAGGCTAAAGGAGCATGCCCAGCGCTACGGGGCGGAGATCCAAAAGGGCGTGGTCAAGGGGGTCCGGGACCTGGGGGGGGTTTTTGAGGTGGAAACCGAGAAGGGCGTGGTGGAAGCGGAAAGGCTCCTCCTCTGCACCCACAAGGACCCCACCCTGCCCTCCCTCCTGGGCCTGACCCGAAAGGGCCTCTACATCGACACCGACGAGATGGGGCGCACCAACTACCCCCGGGTTTACGCCGCGGGGGTGGCCCGGGGCAAGGTGCCCGGGCACGCCATCGTGAGCGCAGGGGATGGGGCCTATGTGGCCGTGCACTTGATCTCCGACCTCCGGGGGGAGCCCTACAAGGACCACGCCACTTAA
- the topA gene encoding type I DNA topoisomerase translates to MPTQRLRKAPASKPSGARPQGAQAATLVVVESPAKAKSIQKMLGPGYEVRASLGHVADLPERELGVDVARDFAPTYEVKREKKRVVEELKRAAQGKRLLIATDPDREGEAIGWHVARLLGRDPKEPLRVEFHEITPKVVRQAVERPRPIDQNLVDAQQARRVLDRLVGYNLSPLLSLEFRKRALSAGRVQSVALRLVVEREEAIEAFQREEYWTLEGLFEVQGKTFPALLHEVDGQRLWTGQGEKEGKVHLENEAQALALAEKVRFFPYRVAQVEVKERRKSPPPPFTTSTLQQAASTRLGYTASRTMRIAQRLYEGVDLPEGTVGLITYMRTDSVRVSPEAVAQAREVIGEVFGSEYLPEAPRAYRNRREGVQDAHEAIRPTDPRRTPEQVRKHLSEEEYRLYDLIWRRFLASQMKDALYEQTVVLLESQGGKPRFTFRAAGSVLRFEGYLKAWGREGEALPAGQTHWREPEEEEEAPPVPAVPQGAEARLQLVRPEQHFTEPPPRYTDATLVKTLEELGIGRPSTYAPTLETLEKRGYVERKGRTLLPTPLGRQVVRYLKERFPRVVAYEFTAQMEEGLDQVEEGKVPWPKVVWEFYEPFLEELSQVPKKTCPRCGRPLELKVSRFGQFLGCTGYPECTYTEPLEKKEAEPIGEACPKCGRPLMRKEGRYGSFIACSGYPQCDYTRDDGNPTGQACPKCGGRVLEKRSKRGKPYYKCENSACDFLSFHPLLEQTCPSCGWPLVKKGEGACINPACPAHDPKLIPPPRAQEPSAAKGRGSARGGAASGASRRTGKKPKGQGASPPKPPKDWEELKPFLGELAPEERRAAEALARGEPLSPEEVRLAQRALFKLRMRKGRARKEAVT, encoded by the coding sequence ATGCCGACCCAAAGACTTCGCAAGGCCCCCGCCTCAAAGCCCTCTGGGGCCAGGCCGCAAGGGGCGCAGGCGGCCACCTTGGTGGTGGTGGAGTCCCCCGCCAAGGCCAAGAGCATCCAAAAGATGCTGGGGCCCGGCTACGAGGTGCGGGCCAGCCTGGGCCACGTGGCCGACCTGCCCGAAAGGGAGCTTGGGGTGGATGTGGCGCGGGATTTCGCCCCCACCTACGAGGTGAAGCGGGAGAAGAAGAGGGTGGTGGAGGAGCTCAAGCGGGCCGCTCAGGGCAAGCGCCTCCTCATCGCCACCGACCCCGACCGGGAGGGGGAGGCCATCGGCTGGCACGTGGCCCGGCTTCTGGGCCGCGATCCCAAGGAGCCCCTAAGGGTGGAGTTCCACGAGATCACCCCCAAGGTGGTGCGGCAGGCGGTGGAGCGCCCCAGGCCCATAGACCAGAACCTGGTGGACGCCCAGCAGGCCCGGCGCGTTCTGGACCGCCTGGTGGGCTACAACCTTTCCCCCCTTCTTTCCCTGGAGTTCCGCAAGCGGGCCCTTTCCGCCGGCAGGGTGCAGAGCGTGGCCCTGAGGCTCGTGGTGGAGCGGGAGGAGGCCATCGAGGCCTTCCAGCGGGAGGAGTACTGGACCCTCGAGGGGCTCTTTGAGGTCCAGGGCAAGACCTTCCCCGCTCTCCTCCACGAGGTGGACGGCCAGCGCCTTTGGACCGGGCAAGGGGAGAAGGAGGGGAAGGTTCACCTGGAAAATGAGGCCCAGGCCCTGGCCCTGGCGGAAAAGGTGCGCTTTTTCCCCTACCGGGTGGCCCAGGTGGAGGTCAAGGAAAGGCGCAAGTCCCCCCCGCCCCCCTTCACCACCTCCACCCTGCAACAGGCCGCCAGCACCCGCCTGGGCTACACCGCCAGCCGCACCATGCGCATCGCCCAGCGCCTTTACGAGGGTGTGGACCTGCCCGAGGGCACCGTGGGCCTCATCACCTACATGCGCACGGACTCGGTGCGCGTCTCCCCCGAGGCCGTGGCCCAGGCCCGGGAGGTCATCGGCGAGGTCTTCGGGAGCGAGTACCTCCCCGAAGCCCCCAGGGCTTACCGGAACCGCAGGGAGGGTGTGCAAGACGCCCACGAGGCCATCCGGCCCACGGACCCGAGGCGCACCCCAGAGCAGGTGCGAAAGCACCTCTCCGAGGAGGAGTACCGCCTCTACGACCTCATCTGGCGCCGCTTCCTGGCCAGCCAGATGAAGGACGCCCTCTACGAGCAGACGGTGGTCCTGCTGGAAAGCCAAGGGGGAAAGCCCCGCTTCACCTTCCGGGCGGCGGGCTCCGTGCTCCGGTTTGAGGGTTACCTGAAGGCCTGGGGCCGGGAAGGGGAGGCTTTGCCCGCAGGGCAAACCCATTGGCGGGAGCCAGAGGAGGAAGAGGAGGCCCCCCCCGTGCCCGCGGTGCCCCAGGGGGCGGAGGCCAGGTTGCAACTGGTAAGGCCCGAGCAGCACTTCACCGAGCCCCCACCCCGCTACACCGACGCCACCTTGGTCAAGACCCTGGAGGAGCTCGGCATCGGCCGCCCCTCCACCTACGCCCCCACCCTGGAGACCCTGGAGAAGCGGGGTTACGTGGAGCGAAAGGGACGCACCCTCCTCCCCACCCCCCTGGGGCGGCAGGTGGTCCGCTACCTGAAGGAGCGCTTCCCCCGGGTGGTGGCCTACGAGTTCACCGCCCAGATGGAGGAAGGGCTGGACCAGGTGGAGGAGGGCAAGGTCCCCTGGCCCAAGGTGGTGTGGGAGTTCTACGAGCCCTTTTTGGAGGAGCTGAGCCAGGTGCCCAAGAAGACCTGCCCCAGGTGCGGCAGGCCCCTGGAGCTGAAGGTGAGCCGGTTCGGCCAGTTCCTGGGGTGCACGGGCTACCCGGAGTGCACCTACACCGAGCCCCTGGAGAAAAAGGAGGCGGAGCCCATCGGGGAGGCCTGCCCCAAGTGCGGCAGGCCCCTGATGCGGAAGGAGGGGCGCTACGGAAGCTTCATCGCCTGCTCCGGCTACCCCCAGTGCGACTACACCCGGGACGACGGTAACCCCACGGGCCAGGCCTGCCCCAAGTGCGGCGGGCGGGTTCTGGAAAAGCGGAGCAAGCGGGGAAAGCCCTACTACAAGTGCGAAAACAGCGCCTGCGACTTCCTTTCCTTCCATCCCCTTCTGGAGCAGACCTGCCCTTCCTGCGGCTGGCCGCTGGTGAAGAAAGGGGAAGGGGCCTGCATCAACCCCGCTTGTCCGGCACACGATCCCAAGCTGATCCCTCCCCCCAGGGCCCAGGAGCCCTCGGCCGCCAAGGGCAGGGGATCCGCCCGGGGCGGGGCCGCCTCGGGGGCCTCGAGGCGCACGGGGAAGAAGCCCAAAGGCCAAGGGGCCTCCCCGCCCAAACCGCCCAAGGACTGGGAGGAGCTAAAACCCTTCCTGGGCGAGCTGGCCCCGGAGGAGCGCAGGGCGGCGGAGGCCTTGGCCCGGGGTGAACCCCTTTCCCCAGAGGAGGTTAGGCTGGCCCAGCGGGCCCTCTTTAAGCTGCGCATGCGCAAGGGGCGGGCCAGGAAGGAGGCGGTTACCTGA